A window of Procambarus clarkii isolate CNS0578487 chromosome 93, FALCON_Pclarkii_2.0, whole genome shotgun sequence genomic DNA:
TGTGTTAATCATATAGAGAGTTTATGGGAATCATCAGGTAAACATTGAGAGGGTTTTTTATTCTTGGTCTAAGAGTAGGGTTTTGGGAACTTTGTTGGCACTCAAGTTTTAATAGACAGGTGCAGGCCACATTTTTTTTTCTAGTTTCAAAATAGTGAAAAGTTGTTAATAATCCTGCACGTAATCTCCACAAGTGTCTTGTCCTCTGACCAGATACGTACAGGGCTTGTTTGAGTATGGCAATACAGTAGTTTGCCTGTGCTGAAGGAAGCCTTTTTTTAAAGCCTTTTATGTTGAGGTAATAGGACTCGGTTTTGTGTACTCGCTCCTGAAGGAGCCAATATCTCTCAAACTATTTTGTAACATTTTCATTGCGTTTAAATTTTGTAACAGTTGTAATGTGATTGGCTTAAATGTTTCACGTCTCCAGAGCTTGTGAATTTGCCATAAATATACGTGATTTTTAGAAACACGTTCACGTGTGCAGGAGTTCTGACATTGTGTCTGGAATGGGGACGGTGCAGGGAATGTGAACTGCATATATTTCTTTAGTTTATCTTGTCAGAATCTTCCTCCTTTTAAGCTGTACAGTATATCCTCTTAGTATGGCGTGCCTCGTCAAGGGTAACTCATATTTCTTCTTGCGACAAACATCAGAATTCATCGTTCAGGATTTGCTGAAGTCTAATGGCGGTTAACCAAAACATTTTAGCATCCCCCTAACAACATTAATTTCACCCAAAAATCCTATTTTTATTATTGCTAAACCTCTCTCTATGTTTATCTTAAAATCCCCATATTTCTTGCTTTATCCAAAATAACTTAACCTTTTATTCATTTAGAAAGCCCCTACACTGAAAAATATGATGCTGTTATGACATCATTTCGGCCCCAGCACTGGTAAACCCTTGTACTACCGGCTTAGGAATCATTATATCCCTTATATTAACTCAATGTATCATTTTCCTAGCGACTTACAAGTGTGATACTACGCTTATTGCTTTAAGTATCTTTTTATTTAGCGTCTTTCCGGGAAGAATAAGCGGTGTTGAATCTGGGGGGTAAAGCCTGTTTCAGAGGTCCCTGAGCCAGAGCCGAAGCCCGAGCGGGAGCTGATGGAGAAGGCAGGATCTCCGACTGGTTCTCCAGCTGCCTGGTTGGTCTTGGCGTTCCCTTCGATGGCGATGTCTGCGCAGTTCCTGAACATGATCTTCTGGGGCTTGAACTCCTCTGTATAGTGTGGGAGGTGTTCAacggtggtgatggaggggtttCAAGGTGGCGTCGAGGTGATTCAAGGTGGCGTCAAGGGGTTTGAAGGTGGCGTCGAGGGGTTTCAAGGTGGCGTCGAGGGGTTTCAAGGTGGCGTCGAGGTGATTCAAGATCCAAGGGTGGGTTGataagggaaggagagagagagaagttgaTTAAGTTGTTGTTCTCTTACATATTCTTGAAAGACGCCCCTTGGCGTTATATTTAGTCACAGGTTACACATTAATTATCCAAGGCAATGTTCATATTAAGTCAtcataaacataattttaatttGACAAACAATTTGTAATAAGTCACACCTTAACATGATGCACATTAATTGTTAATATGTTGAATTATAAAGCTTTTGTGTGGTCAGGGGGAAGGGTGCACGTGTGCATGGCATGTTGCTTCACGTGACCTTTGACCTACCTGCCGTGTTGGTCATCTGGAGGACACATTGGTCGCAGGCGACGCCGGGGGGCAGGCGGACCCTGACGGAGATCTGTTCAGGGCTGTTGTACGGCGCCCTGATCGGCACCGAGCGAGAGTTGCTTCCCACGATCTCCAGCGGATACCTGCCGGGGTAGGTGGGTGAGCCGAGGAAGTTGACGTGGTCACGGATGAAAGGGACAAAGATACGAAGGTGCGTACATTAAGATGGAAACAAAATGGAAAGCAGAAAGAGGCAAGAGAAGTAATGGGTGCCTAAATAAATGGGAAAAGAAAACAAAGAATTTTTAAGCAAAACTTAAGAACATTAAGTAAAAACCGAACTTAAAATGTTGAAATTACAAGTAAAATCACGACTGCGTGAATATAAACattaaagaaagaaaagaaagtagTCAGAGAGAACGAGAACTGGAAAACAAGCGGCAGCATTTTTGTTAGGAACATACTTGGGTTGATGTGCTACGTTCATATAGCTACCTGAGACTATGTGAAGGTTATACTCTGCGTCAATCGCTAGCTATGTCTTACTAAGACatatccccacctcacaggataCTTAGAAGTGGCTTCATATTATGTGCAACCCCTCTACCTACAGTTATACCTGGCTGTGGCTCTGCATTTTGTGAGTTAAATATCATTATTAGTAATAGTACTAgtaactagtagtagtagtactagcaGTAAGTAgaagtactagtactagtagttgtaacagtagtagtagtactagtagtaaCTAGTAGCAGTAGttgttagtttagttcacttattatgcaccacatacccgtcctgtgggcggtattggaaagTATCAGAGGCACAAAatcggctcaggaactgaaccccaatgTTCAgtaagctaagcaagttacagtcttgatgagctagtttaaAAAAATTAACATGATGCTTTGTTACATCAACAATGGGATCGAAACCGACCAgatgtacagtttctaaattaagcaacgtaCATATGTGGAGAGATAGTGTGATAACTGATGTATTTATCCTGTACACCGCCCCCTATTTTTCCCATTGTAACCTATCTACCGCTTCCGACACCATGGGAAGCGGTAGATTGGTTACAATCACCCACATTTATCTCCTTCAGCTAAcaaactggagatatttagccaaaattataattaatttaGTATTATTGAATTAAAATTTGGCACGAAGAGAAAACGGGAAAGCAGTTACAGAAAACGTTTGGGAGGGTAGACTTACCTGTCGAGGCAGCGCTGGTCGACTGGGGTGGCAATGCTGTCGTGAGGACACAATTTGAACTCAATCGACCCTCCGTGACTCCTGGTGACATTGACGTGTATGTTCATCACCTAAGAGACATGGAAGGGCGTTAGTAAGGGGATTGGCAGGTGTCAGATGTAGGAAGTTTTGATAAGAACAAgtcatatgttgaccagaccaaactacacactaaaaggtgaaaggacgacgacgtttcggtccatcctggaccattctcaagttgattttcATATGCTATGGCGAGAAAGGTTTTGTGATGACGAGGCGGCTAGTATATGAACAGGTTTTTACCTCTCCGTTTCCAaaacagccccactcctgtgccaggtaagtttactacgggctcaccatagcccgtgctacttggaactttttgttccaagtagctgaatcttaaacaacaacaactctccgtttacgggctattcatgcccgtgccacctcttgggtggcttaatcttcatcaatcattcatCTCCGTGTACCTCCGTACcctcgaccaggaggcctggttgagggtaccagtatttccttacatGTCTTAGACTCATTTGTGTTTTCATATTCCATCTGTGTCTTAATTACGTGGTGAATATGACCCTGCCCCAGCCCATAGAGGTGTATAATGACTCACCTGCCCCATGGTGTAAGTCCTGGAGATGATGCCGGTAGCCCACTGACCCCCTCCCTCGTGGGGGTGGGGCGGGGGGGTGTCGGCACTATCCCCACAGGGGGGGCACTTGTTGCGGGCGCTCTTCTCGTGGCAGATGAGGTAGTCGTCGTCAGCGTGGGCGGGCAGATCGTTGAATCCCATCCTCCACATGACGTTCCTGGCCGGCGGCTCCTGCAGGGACATGTGTCCCGCAGCCTGTGACACACACAAAGATACATGGGTAAGAGACACGTGTTAAGATAGTCCAGGATGTGTGTTAGGGCAGGTGTGTTAGGGCAGGCAGGTTAGGTGTGTTAGGgcatgctctctagagtggagtactgctgcacaatgacagcccctttcaaagctggagaaattgctgacctggagagcgtgcagagatcctttactgctagaatccactcagtaaaacatctaaattactgggaccgactaaagagctaaatctgtactcccttgagcgcaggcgggagagatacataataatttacacgtggaaaataattgaggggctggtcccaaacctgcacacagaaataacatcacatgagaccagaagacatggcaggatgtgcagaatacccccgttgaaaagcagaggtgcaacaggtactctgagagagagctctatcaacatcagaggcccgagactgttcaacacgcttccactacacataaggggcataactggccgaccccacacagtgttcaagagaaaactggataagcacctccaaaggatacctgatcaaccaggctgtgactcatacgtcaggctgcgagcagccgcgtctaacagcctggttgatcagtccagcaaccaggaggcctgttgacgaccgagccgcggggacactaagacccggaagcacctcaaggtaacctcaaggtaagggcagCTTGAGACGTTAAGGTAACTTTAGACACCTGTAAAGGTAACCCAAAACACGTGCAAATGTTATGCAAACAcaatttaaaattaaatattataacACTAATTAAGGATCACAAAGAAAAGGACACCAAATTAGACAAATTTGCGCCTTGAGAATCATGGACATACATGAAGACTTAAACAATTCGAGGAATAAATTTGGAAGCAAAATAGATTAAAAAGGTTGAGTGGCGGACGTCTTGACCTGCCCAACTGTAGAGCATCAGTTAACTGTACATCTTAAGAGCCTAACAAGTGTGAAAGAGTCGCTGGCTTGCACACTTACGCCAGCTTATGTCTTAGACTTATCACATTACCTTTttttactgtaaatatttgtgttgTGCCTCTTACTGGTTAAGAGAATAACAACGAGATATTAATTGCATAAATGTAGATTCCGTCCCCGCGgccaggcctggtcgacgaccgggccgcggggatgctaagccccggaagcacctcaaggtaacctccgtaaagacctggataaataccGGTTTGGAAGGGAACTACCTGTATTAGGAGAAAGCACCGATTaaaccattacgactttatagcacttggaagggatcaggataagaatttgggatgggacccaACCACTtaaacgatcggggattgaacgccgatctgcatgaaccgagaccgtcgctctaccgcatACACGTTATGAATGAGTCATGGTGGATGTCAATAGGAGCTGTTGTGGCACAATTGACCCCCTGCCgtttccttaattcttatatTATTTGACACGTAAACTATGTCGGGACAATTAGTCACACACCGGATCGTTACGTAATTGGGAGTGAAAGAACTAAGAATTTAGACAAATATATCATTAATATTCTAGAAATCTAGTATTGAAAAAGCATGTTGAGTGTTGTTGCAACTTCCCCCACCTCCGCCTGCCCACCAGGCCTATCATCAACGTGCTACACCAAAATGTCTCTAGTGCACCGCTAATGTAAATTGTACAGCTTAAGAAAtccggggggaggggggcagttcTTGAACCCATTACTAGACTAACCATTCCGTCGGCGCCCACACCACTTAAACTCGCGTGACGGTGTTTGGTTAAAAGTTATAACTTTTCCTCCTCCAGTGAGTGACAAGGAAGCAGAGTATCGAGACATTCGTAtctttttgaggttatcttgagatgatttcggagctttagtgtccccgcggcccggtcctcgaccaggcctccacccccaggaagcaacccgtgacagctgactaactcccaggtacctattttactgctaggtaacaggggccatagggtgaaagaaactctgcccattgtttctcgccggcgcctgggatcgaacccaggaccacaggatcacaagtccagcgtgctgtccgctcggccgaccggctcccttaacgtATGTGGACACTTGTGCCTTATATTTATCCCTGAACATATCTGTATTGTTCTACTATGGCAGTATAAGACAGCAACACTATTAAAACCAAAAGGGTGTTTGAGATTTAGCTACTtacaacgaagtgtccatgtagcacgggctatggtgagcccgtgaacaGCCCGTATGGCTGGTGTGGTACACTTAACATATCGCGTATGATGGGGAGTGTCGCTTGTGAGCTACACACGACGGACTCCACGCCCAAGGCTGCAGGGTTGCCAGCCGGTAATTAGACAAGTGCCAGAAGAGCGGAGTGAAAGGCGCGCTGTACTGATCGGAAGTGGTTGTGCTGAAGGTCGTGGTCAGGGCCACGCATCACACTCCtccaaacaaaaaaacaaaaaaaatattcgACCAAGATATACCCGTCTTTAAACTGTCAGGACCCATTCAAACCCGACTCGTCCATCTTGAAGCGACAAGAGCCTATCCTAAACCCGATCCATCCATGTTACAGGGACCGGAACCCATCCTAAACCCGACCCATCCATCTTACAGGGACCGGAACCCATCCTAAACCCGACCCATCCATCTTACAGGGACCGGAACCCATTCTAAACCCGATCCATCCATCTTACAGGGACCGGAGCCCATCCTAAACCCGACCCATCCATCTTACAGGGACCGGAACCCATCCTAAACCCGACCCATCCATCTTACAGGGACCGGAACCCATCCTAAACCCGACCCATCTATGTTACAGGGACCGGAACCCATCCTAAACCCGACCCATCCATCTTACAGGGACCGGAACCCATCCTAAACCCGATCCATCCATCTTATGGCCACTTCATGGGAGGATCAGACTTGTCTCTTGATCACGTTCACCAACCAAGGTTCCTTATAGACCCTCGTCGTTGGTCACTTAAAGAGCTGCCGTTGCATCGGTCCGTCGTGTGGCAGGGGCCGAGGCTGAGCTAGAACCATGCCCACTTTCTCTTCTCCAAGTTGTGTGAGTAGTGCTCATTTGCGCCCGTCATGGTACTGGGATTACTGTTCTGTTTCGTATTGGTTCATACCAAATTATTGCGCCCGTTTGGTTAGTATTGTGTCTTTGTGACTGTGCGAAACGTGGTTGTTGCAGAGTGGTCGTCTTGGAGAgctgtgttctagagttctcgcCTGACCtagtctggttagaagggatatgTCATGCGAGTAGTAGCTGTAGTTTAGTGATCTCAGAAGGAAGTGGCAAGGTCTTTGGCGAGATAGTGCCTGGGCTCCAGTATACTCTTTTTCCTGATActttctctcactcactcactcacagataacaaatggaatgcattaggcagtgatgtggtggaggctgactccatacacagtttcaaatgtaaatatgatagagcccagtaggctcaggaatctgtacagcagttgattgacagttgagaggcgggagcaaagagccggagctcaatccccgcaagcacaactaggtgagtacacacacaatatCCAAGGCAAGGATTTGGGCGGGATCCAAGAGGCAATACtaaatcctgcaggcacaaataggtgactacacttacacacaaacccaccaaaaactctctctcctacacacacacacacacacacacacacacacacacacacacacacacctaatggaatgcattaatagTTCTGTATTAAATGTAATTAATTACatttaatggaatgcattaggaagtgatgtggtggaggctgactccatacacagtttcaagtgtagatatgacagagcccgataggctcatgaatctgtacacctgttgattgacggttgagaggcgggaccaaagagccagagctcaacccccgcaaacacaactaggtgagtacaccttccCCATATATCTGGCCCCCCTCCTACCCCTctcctcccttcccttctccccctAGTTAGTACTGGTAGGCATGTTAGGTGATGTCAAGTGTTACTGGTACACTGTTGACATTGTTTACGTGCCACATCTCTCTGGCGGTGTTTCAAGGCATCATGATGGAACTATTAATTCGCATGAGTAGTGTGAgtggagagtgaggagagagcctTGCGCTGCTCTGTCCTGCCTTCACCTCTCCAGACAGTAATAGTGACAGTAGTCACTGTTGGTTTACATAACAGTGCATAGTATTACCGGAAGTTACTATAGACATTATAAGACCTGTTGTGACGTGTTGAATTTTCTCCATTtacattcccctccccccccctaaccgcaacctcacacactcaccgctcccctcactgctcccctcacccctcacccagccactcagcctccccccccccccaaccctcataCCTCGTCATTCACCTGTTGTTGCATTCACTTGATCAGTTATGTCTTGAGATGAAGCAGCGTCGATcctcagggaagtgggaaggggaaggggggtggaGAAGCAGTATAAGAAAAAGGAAGTAATAACGAGAAGAGGCTCGAGAAAGATGATAGGATGagaaaagagtgagagagagtgtagcTAACACCAACATTGTGAAGGTTGAGGATGTGAAGGTCTGGCAGTCACGTGTCACTTGAGTTCTCACCAACACGCTCCACACACTCCATTCATTACTCACGTGCCTACACCTGGCTCGCGTGTGTTTATACCTGGCTCGCGTGTGCCTACACCTGGCTCGCGTGTGCCTACACCTGGCTCGCGTGTGCCTACACCTGGCTCGCGCGTGCCCACACCTGGCTCGCGCGTGCCCACACCTGGCTCGCGTGTGCCTACACCTGGCTCGCGTGTGCCTACACCTGGCTCGCGTGTGCTTATACTTGACTCACAAATATACAGAGTATTTGTCTAATGAACAAGTTTTAGGCTATATTCCTCAGCAAAATTTGTTGCTACAATATTATCCCGCCTCTGAAAGTGTATCGTAATGAGAGTATTTATGTTCGAATTGCTGTATGTTGGCGCTGCATCCCCCTGGTGACGCGTAGTGATGATTGGCTACTGATATTGGACTCGCCCTTGTTGTATGTTTGGTAGTACgtccacacacgcacacgcacgctcgCTCGCACGCTGACACAGGCACATGCACGTACCATTACAAAACATGGTAGAGGGAGGCCAGTACTCGTCCTATATACCAACCTGAGAAAACAGGTTTGGACAGAGGCCACGCTCATTATTTAGTCAACTGTCTGTCTCCTCTTTACCTGTCTCTCAGATCGCCCTCTCCACTCGCCCTGTCTCTCTTAGTTATCTCTATTGTCCGTCTGCCTAACTGGGTATTTGTGTACCGCGCCTTTCTGTCGAACTCTGGGATTCTATGCGGATTCATGAACGGATTCAGATGCGGATTCATGAACGGATTCAGATGCTGATTCATGAAGGGATTTAAGAACAAAGCTGGAGACGGCCGCACACGACACCAACCAGAGGGATTGTTTGTGTATTCTTAAGTGTGGCCGTCGTGCAGGCAAGTCTGTGACGccgacccacaacaacaacactgaaggagaGAAATTAAACCAATCACGGCCAtgtacagcaacacacacaccacaaaaaaattatataattaaCACAAAAAAAGACGATAGAAGCCATATGACTTTTATGAGGAGGAAACTGTCTTGTGCAATCTACCGTTGCTTGGTCGTGCATGCAatattcctccctctctctctctctctctctctctctctctctttctctctttctctctcttcacctTTCTCTTAATTATCTATTCTTCAccatgattttccgttaatatcttCACCTTTTATACGAGTCTCTCTCTTGGGGACAAACATGGTATTTCTTCGTCTGAGTGCTTAGTGTTCGGTCATATCTTAGCTCTTGGGCTCCCTCTTTGCGGTTTTACGAattagcagtgatgtggtggaggctgactccatacacagttttaaatgtagatatgatagagcccaaaaggctcaggaatctgtacatcagttgattgatggttgagaggcaggaccaaagagccaaagctcaaccccccgcaagcacaattaggtgagtacactacacacacacacactacacactacacacacactacactcacacactacactcacacactacactcacacactacacacactacacacacacacacacacacacacacaacaggcaggagtaaaagggaaggtgctccagtggataagggaatacttaaacaacaggaaacagcgagtaacggtgaagggggagacatcagagtggcgagatgtcaccagcggagtcccacagggctcagtacttggacccatcctgtttctaatatatgtgaacgatcttccggagggtatagactcgttcctctcaatgtttgccgatgatgcaaaaattatgagaagtatcaagacggatgaagatagagactacaggatgacctggacaagctggaggaatggtctagaaaatggctgccaaagttcaactcaggaaagtgtaaggtaattaaATTAAGCgatgggagcaggaggctgaacacaaggtatcatctgggaggtgaaatcctgcaagagtcgaatagagagaaagatctgggggttgatatcacaccgagcctgtccccagaggcccacatcaaaaggatatcatcagcggcatatgctagactggccaatataagaactgcctttagaaacttgtgtaaggaatcatttaggaccctgtataccacttatgtcagaccaatcctggaataggcagctccagcctggagttcatacctagttaaacaagacaaagttagagaagattcagcggtatgccaacaGATTCGTCCcgaaactgagaggtatgagctacgaggaaaggctgaacctcacgtctctggaaaacagaagagtaaggggagatatgataaccacctacaaaattctcaggggaattgacagggtggacaaagacaaactcttcagcacgggtgggacacgaacaagggatcacaggtggaaacttagtacctagatgagccacagagacgttagaaagaattttttcagtgtcagagtagttaataaatggaatcactaggcagtgatgtggtcgaggctgactccatacacagtttcaaatgtagatatgataagagcccaataggctcaggaacctgtacaccagttgattgacagttgagaggcgggaccaaagagacaaagctcaacccccgcaagcacagtcaggtgagtacacacacacacacacacacacacacacacacacacacacacacacacacacacacacacacacacacacacacacacacacacacacacgaaggtggtggaggccaagaccgtcagtagtttcaaagcgttatatgacaaagagtgctgggaagacgggacactacgagcgttgctctcatcctgtaactacacttaggtaattacacattaaAAACAGTTGATAATGACGTGGTTTCCTGCAGGggttccctctcctccctcaggCGGGAGTCCCACCAAAACCCTCGTCTCAGATTGGTGAGTTGAATGGCTGTTCAACACTAGTGCAGGCTTCCTTGTAGCCGTCTCTGGTGGGTGTTCATGTAGACGACCGTAGCTGGCTGATGCAAAcatgtgggggaaggggggtggcgGATATGGAAGAACGGGGGCCATATGGGGCAGGGAGGAGGAGATAAGAGGGTCGGAGAACGAGGAGGGGATGTGAGTAGGGGGGTTAGGTGATATAAGGGATGGGGGGGatatggggggagagagggggggtgtcaAGATGATGTGATTGGTAATTTTTCTACCTTTTTCGTTTTGCGATTTGTATTGATGGATGAGATGAATGTTAGTGTACTCTAAGATACCTGTGAGTGTGCGTGGTGTACCTGTAAAGTTATTAGTACCGTATTCATCTGTGTAGTTAAAGGTCTGACGATATGGCACTGGAGGACGAGGTGTGGTGTAGTCGAGgggtagagaggtagagaggtagtgTGAGAGGCGAAAATGGATAAGTGGCAGAATTGTCAACACATATGGCATACACAGGAAGATAATATGTTATATGTGCCAGCGTTGGAGGTCGAGATTTGATA
This region includes:
- the LOC123746844 gene encoding uncharacterized protein, with product MIFSMFLTLFLVAQAAGHMSLQEPPARNVMWRMGFNDLPAHADDDYLICHEKSARNKCPPCGDSADTPPPHPHEGGGQWATGIISRTYTMGQVMNIHVNVTRSHGGSIEFKLCPHDSIATPVDQRCLDRYPLEIVGSNSRSVPIRAPYNSPEQISVRVRLPPGVACDQCVLQMTNTAEEFKPQKIMFRNCADIAIEGNAKTNQAAGEPVGDPAFSISSRSGFGSGSGTSETGFTPQIQHRLFFPERR